The DNA segment TTAAGCAGGTTGGCTCAAATAGTCTGGTGTGGGATACCATTAATTTGGGATCAGGGGCACCAAGCCAGGCACTATGGCAAATTCTTACCACTGGCGGACACACATTAATTAGAAATATTTATCTTGAAGGCCAGAATTGCGCCAATATACATATATTTAATAACTCCGGATCAACCATTACCATTGACGGGGTTTATGCAGAAAATAGCAAGCAATATGATATCTATGCCGATTATGCAAGCGATGTAACAATTCGAAATTATTTAACAAACACAGCTCCAAATGCAATTCTTATTTATAAATCAAATAACATTCGAATTGATGGCATTAGCGCTCAAAGCCCATTCTATTCAAACCCAGTTGTTAATGTGGTCGATTCAACCGGAGTATATATAGAGGGCATAAAATACGTTCCGGGCCTTGGGTACCCCTCATTATCTAGGTCCTATGTAATGATTCGTGGGATGTTTGATGGATGTCCTAGGGTAGGCATGGTGAAATCCTTCCCTCTTATCGAGGGAAGCAGGACAAATCTAATCCCATCAGATCCTCGAGCAATTTTTAGCTCAAATAGCATTCGGGTTTCTCCCGGAGGAAACGTTCAATCGCCGTTTATAAATTGGCGCCCCAGACGAATGGCTGCAATAACTGCGATTTTTAAGTCAAGTACTTTAGGCCCAAATGATTGCTATCTCCTCATTCGTAGTGGTTCTAGTTCTGTAACAATTCTCACGTGTGATTCGATCAATAGTTCTGTCCAAGAAAATGATTTTCAGGTGGTGACTTTGATCACCAAACTTCCAGATTTGCCGCTGACATTCGATGCAAATACCTTCCTAGGATTCTACAACAATTCAAATGCCGACATTCTTCTGCATTACTTGAGCATTCATGAATATGACGGTAGTTCTTTGCCAATGGGTGATTAATTTAAAATCATAAATTAAATTTTATCAACAAAATCAAAAATTCTCGCATTTGTTTAAATTCTATAACCTCCCATGCATACCAGCCGCCTAACCCTCCGCTCAACTCGGACCCCGCCTGCATTGCCTTCCGCTCTCTCTCAACATTTCGCTATTTCGGCTCCGCTCATCGCTTCGGCGCAGGCGCGGCCGGTTAGCCATATTCGTTAGGCCTCTAAGGAAATCCCATGCTCTTCCCCGGTTACATCGCAAAATTGGGCCGGGTTACAGGGGTTACGCTGGCCCTAGTGTCTTGCTCTGCATGCTTCAAATACACTTTGAACGTAAGCAGCAATCCAAAGTACCCGGGAATGGTCGGTTCGTATTACTGTTCATATGTGCTGTGCTTTAGGACTGCCAGAGTTTCCTGGTTGCGAAATAGGTGTTGAACCACTTTTGCCAGGATTCTGGTTCCATTCGTGGCTATTTTGTGGTCACTTTCAGGATGTTTTGTGGCAATTTACATTGGCTCACAGTAAATCATGGGTTGATAAAACATGATTTACCGGTTTTAATCCCCAAGCACTGGAGAGCCTAATCTGGCTTCGGAGGCCAACGCTCTATCCAACTGAGCTACGGGTACTGCGACTTTCCACCATGGCTTCGAACGGCGATTCGTTCAAGCGCGGGTCCGGGTGTCGCGCCTACCCTGGAGGGATATGCGCTTCTCTCCCGTGTCTGCCGCCGCCCGCGTGAATCCATGAGGGCCTGGCTGAAGGCCCGCGTCGGGGAGCCGCTGCTCCGGATGCTGCGGGAGGGATCGAGTCCCCAGCGGTTGGCGTGGAGCCTGGCGGTGGGGCTGGCGCTGGGGGTGACGCCGCTGGTGGGGACGTCCACGCTCCTGTGCGTGGGGGCGGGGTTCCTTTTCCGGTTGAACCAGCCCGCCATGCAGCTCGTCAACTACGCCGCCTATCCGCTCCAGGTGGCGCTGCTGATCCCCTTCATCCGGTTGGGGGAACGGCTGTTCGGCGCACCGCCCCTGCCGCTCTCCCTGTCGGTGCTGCAGGCCGCGCTGAAGGCGGACGCCTGGGGGGCGTTGCACCTGTTCTGGGGCAGCTTCTGGCATGCGGGGGTCGCATGGCTGGTGGTAGTCCCGCTTCCCACGCTGTTTCTCGCATGGCTGCTCACGCCCCTGCTGAGGGCCACCAGCGGGACCTTCCGCCGCTCCTGAGAGGCTGTCGCCTCGTCGAGGTAAGTGGAACCATGACTGGGCCAATTTTTCCTCTCGGGGCGGACGGATCGAATCCTCCTTGCGGAGGGGATGGGAAGCGGGTGAAACCGATCCAAATCGCGGCGGGTTTTGCCCGATGATGGTTCAAACAACTTGACGGACATCACCATGCGATGTATATTCAAGGCCTGGGGACGCACCTAAACCGGAGGGCCTGTGGACCGTGAACTGCTGAAGGGCAGCACCCCGCTGCTGCTGTTGTCGCTGCTCTGCGAGGGGCCCATGTACGGCTACCAGATCATCGAGACGGTCCGCCAGCGCACCGGGGGGACGTACACGCTGAAGGAAGGCGCCCTGTACCCGGCCCTGCACAAGCTGGAGGCCACCGAGTTCATCACCTCCTACTGGGAGACGCAGGAGAACGGCCGCGAGCGCCGTTACTACGCCATCCAGCCCGCGGGGGAGGCCTTCCTGTCGGCCAAGAAGAAGGAATGGAACCAGTTCGTGGACATGGTCCAGGCCTTCGTGGGACCCCGGGCCTAGGAAGCACGATGTCGCGGGCGCTCGAAGCCTATCTCGCCCAGGTAGGCTCAGGCCTGCGGGGCCTGACGCGCTGGCGCCGGACCGCCCTCCTCCGTGAGCTGGAGGCCCACCTCCGGGACGAGGCCGAGGCGCGCGGCGTCGATACCGAATCCGGCATGTCCGCCCTGCTGGCCGAGAAGGAGCACCCCAGCCTTCTGGCGGAGGAACTGGCCGCGGGCGACGGACAGGACGCCAATCACCGGGGCAGCACGGCCCTGGCGGCGGGGATGATCATCGGGCTCGCCACCGGCGGCCACATGTGGTTTGAAGGCTGGCGCTGGTACATCTGCCTGGCCTTTGCCGCCGCCCAGGGCCTGGCGGTCGGAACGGGCTATTTCTGGGCCCGGCGCCATTGGCTGCGGCTCAACCCTTGGGCCCGGACGGCGGTGGCGGTGCTCATCACCTCCCTCCTGTCCATTCCCCTGGGCTTCACCACCCATCACGGCTTCAAGCCCACGCGGCTGCTGTATGGGGCCTACACGGGCTTTCTGCTGGAGCGGCACAGCCAGGAGCGCCCCTGGTGGCAGAGCCTGCTGGAGCCCACCGTCTTCACCATCCTGATGTTCGTCATCGAGGCTGGTTTCCTGGGGCGGGTGCGGTTCCAGTGGTGGAAGGTCCCCCTGGAACTCAGCTTCAACGCCACCTTGCTCCTCAGCGTTCTGGGGGCGCTTAAGCTCAAGCGCATCCTGGCGGAGCGCTGGGTCCTGACGCCCCAGGCCCAGGAGTAGGGACAGGCCGATCGGGGAATCCCCCTTGAGATGAAGGGGATTCGGCGATAGACTGTTGGTCTTGCGTGGACAAGCCGCGTGCAATCACCCCGCTCATGGGGGCATCCGGTCGGTCCCAGGAGGAAAGCGATGCAGGAAAAAATGCACCCCGAGTTGCACGACGTGAAGGTCCACTGCGCCTGCGGGAACGAGTTCATGACCCGTTCCACCAAGAAAGAGCTGCGCGTGGAAATCTGCTCGAACTGCCACCCCTACTTCACCGGCAAGCAGCGCCTGATGGATACCGAAGGCCGCGTGGAGAAGTTCAACAAGAAGTACGCGAAGAAGGAAGTCCCTGCCGCCGCCGCTCCCGAGCCGGTCGCCGAGACGACCGAAGCCTAGCTGCGATGTTCCGAAGGACGGGCCGAGCGATCGGCCCGTCCTTTTGTTTTGGCGTGTCCCAGCATCCGTGAGGCTCCCATGCTCGACCAACTTGAAGCCGTCGATGCCCGCTTCCAGGAAGTGGAGGCGCAGCTGCAGGATCCGTCGGTGGTCTCCGACCCCAAGCGCCTGCGGGAACTGACCAAGCTGCGGGCGGAACTGGAGCCTGTGGTCCTGGCCTTCCAGGCCCAGAAGACGCGCCTCCGGCAGCTGGAGGAAGCAGAGCTGATCCTGGGCGACAAGTCCATGGACGCCGACCTGCGGGAGATGGCGGAACTGGAGATCCCCGACCTGAAGAAGGCCATCGCGGAGGGCGAGGCGGAGATCAAGCGCCTGCTCATCCCCAAGGACCCCGCCGACGCCAAGAACGTGATCCTGGAAGTCCGCGCCGGCACGGGCGGGGAAGAAGCCGCCCTGTTCGCCGCGGAGCTGTTCCGGATGTACATCCGCTTCGCCGAGCGCCGGGGCTTCAAGGTCTCGGTGCTCGACGAGAGCGACGCGGACGCCGGAGGCCTGAAGGAGGCCACCGCCGAGATCCAGGGGGACGGCGCCTACAGCCTCTTCCGCTTCGAGAGCGGCGTCCACCGCGTCCAGCGGGTCCCGAAGACCGAGACCCAGGGCCGGATCCACACCTCCGCCGCCACGGTGGCCGTCATGCCCGAAGCCGAGGAAGTGGACATCGAGATCCATCCCAAGGACCTGCGCATCGACACCTTCTGCTCCGGCGGGAAGGGCGGGCAGAGCGTGAACACCACCTATTCCGCCGTCCGCCTCACCCACCTGCCCACGAATACGGTGGTGAGCTGCCAGGACGAGCGCAGCCAGATCAAGAACATGGCCAAGGCGATGACGGTGCTCCGCTCGCGCCTGCTGCAGAAGGCCCAGGACGAGGCCGACGCCGCCCACTCCGCCCTCCGCAAGTCGCAGGTGGGCAGCGGCGACCGCAGCGAGAAGATCCGCACCTACAACTTCCCCCAGGGCCGCGTCACCGACCACCGCGTGGGCGTCACCATCCACCAGATCGACAGCTTCATGGGCGGCCAGATCGAGCCCATTCTGGAATCCCTCCGCTCGGCCTTCGAGGCGGAGCGGTTGCAGGCCCTGGAGGCATGAAGCTCCGCCGCTGAGCGCTCGCCGCTTCGCGGCTCTGCGCACGCGGCTTTTGGCGGCCCGCGATCGGACGGCCCCCCGGGCCGCCCTCCCGTTCACTTGGCCCTGCGGGCGCTGCGTTCACGGAGCGGGGCCCCCCATGGGCGGCCAGATCGAACCCATTCTGGAATCCCTCCGCGCGGCCTTCGAGGCGGAGCGGTTGCAGGCGCTGGAGGCATGAAGCTCCGCCGCTGAGCGCTCGCCGCTTCGCGGCTCTGCACACGCGGCTTTTGGCGGCCCGCGATCGGACGGCCCCCCGGGCCGCCCTCCCGTTCACTTGGCCCTGCGGGCGCTGCGTTCACGGAGCGGGGCCCCCCATGGGCGGCCAGATCGAACCCATCCTGGAATCCCTCCGCGCGGCCTTCGAGGCCGAGCGGTTGCAGGCTCTGGAGGCCTAAACAAAAGCGGGAGGCTCGCGCCTCCCGCTTTTGCGTTCGCCGAGAGCCGGCGGCTACTTCCTCAGCGTCACCCGCTCGGCGCCCGTGAGGCTGAAGGAGACGGGCTGGGAGGCGGGGATGCGGATCACCGTGTTGGCGGTGGCCGCGGCGGCGGCGGTGCCGGCGGCGGCGCCCACGGCCGCTCCGCCCAAGGCGTGATCGCCCTGGTTCTTCTTGTCGGACAGCAGCCCGATGAGGGCGCCCAGGGCCGCGCCTCCGCCGATGTACTTGGCGTTGCGCTCGCCCCTGGCAGTGGCGACCACCACGTGGGTGTCGGTGTCCACGCCCACGCCGGCGATCTCCGTGAGGCGGATGCCCAGGGCCCCTTGGCCGTTGGCGAGGCGGCCCGCGGCGGCACTCTGGGTCACCACGCCCCGGGCGGCGCTTCCGGCGCTCCACACGAGCTTGCCGTTCACCACCACGTCCGTGGCGAGGGAACCCTCCCAGGCATCCCCGGGCTGGTCTTTGTCGGTGGCCAGCTCGCGCGCCAGGGCGATTTCCAGCTTGGTGCCCACGGGGACGTCCACCACCACCGGCTTGGGCTCCTCCTTGGGAGCGGGGGCGGAGGCCAGGGTGAGGGCCTCCTGCTTCTTGGTCTCCGCCCGTTTCTTGGCATCGGCAACCTGGCGCTCCAGGGCCTTCACCTGGGACCGGGTCACCTGCTGGACGGTCTCCTTGTCGGGGCCTTCGGTCTTGTTCGCCTTGGCCTCGTTCAGCTGCTGTTCGAGCTGGGCCACCTTGGCTTCCGCCGCCTTGGCGGCCTCTTCGGCCTGGACGGCGGCTTCGCTCTTGCGGTTGCACCCCAGGCCTGCGACCAGGACCAGGGATAGGGGGATCAGGATGGTGCGCATGGGACCTCCTTCGAAGGGAATATCCTGCCGTATAGTAGGACCATCCTGCCAGGGACGATCTCAATGGCCCGACCGAACCTCAATCCTCGCGGCGAGTCCGTGCTGCGCACCCTCATTGAGGCCTACTTGGAAGAAGGCGAGCCCGTGGGCTCCCGCCTGCTGGCCAAGCGCTACCCCGAAT comes from the Geothrix sp. 21YS21S-4 genome and includes:
- a CDS encoding glycosyl hydrolase family 28-related protein, whose translation is MIFAPYIPHNLLKYIYLAVILNMLIFFSPRGYAADCICPTTAPWSDPNRPANVKADFGAMGNGVANDSCAIINAINSGAKYIQFSPGVYKIDCEIPINTSCILEGTGPVNQYSLEYPNNSTTDHGAVILVSHNNSGLGGFNVGAVNPNIQVTIRNLGFDAPPTSSSFAAILLQCTTAYLSDIYTSGNLNGLFVNNCYIGKVERSMFMGGAAYAIKQVGSNSLVWDTINLGSGAPSQALWQILTTGGHTLIRNIYLEGQNCANIHIFNNSGSTITIDGVYAENSKQYDIYADYASDVTIRNYLTNTAPNAILIYKSNNIRIDGISAQSPFYSNPVVNVVDSTGVYIEGIKYVPGLGYPSLSRSYVMIRGMFDGCPRVGMVKSFPLIEGSRTNLIPSDPRAIFSSNSIRVSPGGNVQSPFINWRPRRMAAITAIFKSSTLGPNDCYLLIRSGSSSVTILTCDSINSSVQENDFQVVTLITKLPDLPLTFDANTFLGFYNNSNADILLHYLSIHEYDGSSLPMGD
- a CDS encoding DUF2062 domain-containing protein produces the protein MRAWLKARVGEPLLRMLREGSSPQRLAWSLAVGLALGVTPLVGTSTLLCVGAGFLFRLNQPAMQLVNYAAYPLQVALLIPFIRLGERLFGAPPLPLSLSVLQAALKADAWGALHLFWGSFWHAGVAWLVVVPLPTLFLAWLLTPLLRATSGTFRRS
- a CDS encoding PadR family transcriptional regulator, with protein sequence MDRELLKGSTPLLLLSLLCEGPMYGYQIIETVRQRTGGTYTLKEGALYPALHKLEATEFITSYWETQENGRERRYYAIQPAGEAFLSAKKKEWNQFVDMVQAFVGPRA
- the rpmE gene encoding 50S ribosomal protein L31, which translates into the protein MQEKMHPELHDVKVHCACGNEFMTRSTKKELRVEICSNCHPYFTGKQRLMDTEGRVEKFNKKYAKKEVPAAAAPEPVAETTEA
- the prfA gene encoding peptide chain release factor 1 produces the protein MLDQLEAVDARFQEVEAQLQDPSVVSDPKRLRELTKLRAELEPVVLAFQAQKTRLRQLEEAELILGDKSMDADLREMAELEIPDLKKAIAEGEAEIKRLLIPKDPADAKNVILEVRAGTGGEEAALFAAELFRMYIRFAERRGFKVSVLDESDADAGGLKEATAEIQGDGAYSLFRFESGVHRVQRVPKTETQGRIHTSAATVAVMPEAEEVDIEIHPKDLRIDTFCSGGKGGQSVNTTYSAVRLTHLPTNTVVSCQDERSQIKNMAKAMTVLRSRLLQKAQDEADAAHSALRKSQVGSGDRSEKIRTYNFPQGRVTDHRVGVTIHQIDSFMGGQIEPILESLRSAFEAERLQALEA